The Plasmodium vinckei vinckei genome assembly, chromosome: PVVCY_06 genome contains a region encoding:
- a CDS encoding PelOta protein homologue, putative — MKLLYKKAEHDSMTISLLTEENDDLWHLYNLISINDLCEAYTSRKVHKELGNNSYATEIRKMVLVLNITKIDFDSINNNLRISGKNVKNNEYVKIGQYHTFDIGINEKIKIIKKNWDNIFKDKLEECTNIQHISEVGILLIDCGHANMYLMTDHLYKTVFSINKVIHKKKSENSINSMYKKSLDNFFKDVLSNLMKNLNYEKIKCIVLGGPGFFKTDFFDYIYKKSDMKNNKEILSIKNKFIIVKTSNIYKNSLNEIINDDNMKKVILNMKVVSHVDILNKFYKFFENDEEKICYGDSEIEYAASLNAIESLLITDGKIRNCSVDSRKKYVKIIESVKKNGKVFIFSDNHTSGEQLNSLTGIAAILKFPVTFENEKKYYDDDSV, encoded by the coding sequence ATGAAGCtgctatataaaaaagcaGAACATGATAGTATGACAATATCCCTTTTAAcagaagaaaatgatgacTTATGGCATTTGTACAATTTGATAAGTATTAACGATCTATGTGAAGCATATACATCAAGGAAGGTTCATAAAGAGTTAGGAAATAATTCATATGCTACTGAAATACGTAAGATGGTGTtagttttaaatataactaAGATTGATTTTGattctataaataataatttaagaATATCaggaaaaaatgtaaaaaataatgaatatgttAAAATTGGTCAATACCACACATTTGATATAggtattaatgaaaaaataaaaataataaaaaaaaattgggataatatatttaaagatAAGTTAGAAGAATGTACAAACATTCAACATATTTCAGAAGTTGGTATTTTATTGATTGATTGTGGGCATGCAAATATGTACTTAATGACTGACCATTTATATAAGACAGTTTttagtataaataaagtgatacataaaaaaaaaagtgaaaacaGTATAAATtcaatgtataaaaaatcgttagataatttttttaaagatgTATTATCgaatttaatgaaaaatttgaattacgagaaaataaaatgtattgTTTTAGGTGGTCCtggtttttttaaaactgatttttttgattatatatataaaaaatcggatatgaaaaataataaagaaatattaagtataaagaataaatttataattgtaaaaacaagtaacatatataaaaattccttgaatgaaataatcaatgatgataatatgaagaaagttattttaaatatgaaagTCGTATCACATGTAGATAtacttaataaattttataaattttttgaaaatgatgaagaaaaaatatgttatggAGATTCAGAAATTGAATATGCAGCTTCATTAAATGCTATTGAATCGTTGTTAATTACTGATGGGAAGATAAGAAATTGTAGTGTTGAtagtagaaaaaaatatgttaaaattattgaaagtgtaaaaaaaaatggaaaggtttttattttttctgatAATCATACATCAGGTGAACAATTAAATTCTCTAACTGGTATTGCtgctattttaaaattccCAGTTACTTTTGAAaatgagaaaaaatattacgaCGATGATTCTGTCTAA
- a CDS encoding rhoptry-associated leucine zipper-like protein 1, putative — MKIFIYLAIVQLVVFFHKCVDATNGVSQFTKNGGKYESKEMGNKNKAACKLDNGKNKNEVNAGNDFSEESYIDNAYGEGKDKLDEDMEEVDKEFAELNQKGSYENNNLRNNLSVANYDDKKDSNNAAAHFSDILYEEKKRKILLIHILKNIKKTLHRQNENFNNFLSFLSENYDNYEKFTLLKNNPNMNKNNLKYSNMLPGNANPESIQSFLSIQENNNNKCLLKTKKDENDDIPSDENNDNDFPSDINNDNDFPSDDNNSDDDGKKEDGAKEIQDVIDMLKNLLDSDNISFQQKEYLKLIIQVLELEGDLLDKEKVQVELNKDIINVLMGKSNELRDLAVKLSNENGESEGSQRVDLAQNIVSNLLNLSVELKNTGNIVYNNIQGQGELLQTIDKTMSKAGNELKNIRVHTSYKGANSNDDNDNNDDNDNNDNKDNTENNDNITGAGKGVKSKYYKNYGKKNTSKYGLKEFNTLGNNDNKKKDLKHFNLDDNMKNHFFNLFKKDEVTLKKLYTMLSNLI; from the coding sequence atgaaaatttttatttatttagcAATTGTACAATTGGTTGTATTTTTCCATAAATGTGTTGATGCTACCAATGGTGTATCTCAATTTACTAAAAATGGAGGTAAATATGAAAGTAAGGAGATGggcaataaaaataaagcagCATGCAAATTAgataatggaaaaaataaaaatgaagttAATGCAGGAAATGATTTTTCTGAAGAATCCTATATTGATAATGCATATGGAGAAGGAAAAGATAAATTGGATGAAGACATGGAGGAAGTAGATAAAGAATTTGCAGAATTAAATCAAAAAGGATCTTACGAAAACAATAATCTTAGAAATAATTTAAGTGTAGCAAATTATGATGACAAGAAAGATTCAAATAATGCAGCAGCACATTTTTctgatatattatatgaagaaaaaaaaagaaaaatattattaatccatattttaaaaaatataaaaaaaactttacatagacaaaatgaaaacttTAATAACTTCCTTTCCTTTTTAAGTGAAAATTATGacaattatgaaaaatttacattattaaaaaataatccaaatatgaataaaaataatttaaaatattcaaatatgTTACCAGGAAATGCAAACCCTGAAAGTATTCAATCTTTTTTAAGTATccaagaaaataataataataaatgtcttttgaaaacaaaaaaagatgaaaatgatgatatacCAAGTGacgaaaataatgataatgatTTCCCAAGtgatattaataatgataatgacTTCCCAAgtgatgataataatagtgatgatgatggaaaaaaagaagatggTGCAAAGGAAATTCAAGACGTTATTGATATGTTGAAAAATCTTTTAGACTCtgataatatttcttttcaaCAAAAAGAATacttaaaattaattatccAAGTTTTAGAATTAGAAGGTGATTTATtagataaagaaaaagttCAAGTTGAATTAAACAAAGATATAATTAATGTATTAATGGGTAAATCTAATGAATTAAGAGATTTAGCAGTAAAATTAAGTAACGAAAATGGAGAATCTGAAGGATCACAAAGAGTTGATTTAGCTCAAAATATTGTTTCAAACTTATTGAACTTATCTgttgaattaaaaaatacaggaaatattgtatataacaATATCCAAGGACAAGGAGAATTACTTCAAACCATCGATAAAACTATGAGCAAGGCAGgtaatgaattaaaaaacatacGAGTCCATACTTCATACAAAGGTGCAAATTCaaatgatgataatgaCAACAATGATGATAACGATAATAATGACAACAAAGATAACactgaaaataatgataatattactGGAGCTGGAAAAGGTGTAAAATCcaaatattacaaaaattatggtaaaaaaaatacatcaAAATATGGCTTAAAAGAATTTAACACTTTAGGAAATAatgacaataaaaaaaaagatttaaaacatttcaATCTTGAcgataatatgaaaaaccACTTTTTCaacttatttaaaaaagacGAAGTAACtctcaaaaaattatatacaatgctttctaatttaatttaa
- a CDS encoding zinc finger protein, putative, with protein sequence MFYLIIYSRENIKNVNKSLSIFENIYIYNGDKVQKINYNKSSIDDKDIENSFVAKEKENIQYKYIQCLNKNKIEYYTSTFIELCVNNKENFDLYLIEGNEKNSIIDKKDDKSQYFKSYTTFDDTRIKEKKTNIQKNRRNIKKNNSEKQESTETNQPPIENQPHQNEPNLPLHRSHMLFILSLPSYFIFYDFFSLIFEYIDYIDKIKIFYVKTNFDIFAKKKKKKIKQPSPNHANVGSEYFNQNCENKNVYNEIYSEQNKDGSILKEPQLEFETNNQSDSTLSSITNSSIDSSDFLPIRQAKNLFIKNNAINYDCTDFTQNGEDTNNELKKKKKKEKSVKKIKQTNVEHTKDNSDNISMEKKIQFYKNLYKILKKKWKKKKKYKTYSILILFKTQIYADMFYKNFHCKNIDLLIKKNITKRNINNYPVYKNWNIYCLFVNVVYYILDQNYEQGQVKISDEIQNEQNSESQQILSQTNSNSLNITDEQNNQTNTMNKSNELAILNKKQSENNGASEMMSEQIIHTPNIFDINNYEQFFKNVIIDGNICISTCIFCMERLGNFIYYIITRNKKCDKELYNTNKYYTSDNYINMSCNACMFIIFYDIISEHITNYFPYIINDTLKKYINPQRNENDIKKNEQIYPQNQGIDKIIQLNEIVKILKCKNCNNIDDLWLCLICSNIGCGRYQKSHAKIHSSKFNHNYCINLKTKKIWSYQEDAFIEDKIDTQIINNNSEDITHFSINNTFGNYCPASQNNRYSHHTAKVKTIIDENENNNKIIKNIIYDKTESESEHTHTLIYNEEEYLRDDEDNFKYDTIYEYNNEIYNKIFDIFTNDTYIDDNLKNELLYILYSKLSYESNIYNNALIDLQYKYLNKLEQKNIYIKNMHEKINEIKKQNNQITNYIQHIDNLIKTQNYEKIQMQKKIDFYRELNNNIIAQKKNDKNPNPNNSGNKIHKQANKIDENDQDTDSKKIKHLDQIIESLQSQIDKLLIDL encoded by the coding sequence atgttttatttaatcatatatagtcgggaaaatataaaaaatgttaataaatcCCTAagtatatttgaaaatatatatatttataatggAGATAAAGTacagaaaataaattataacaaaAGCAGTATTGATGATAAGGATATTGAAAATAGTTTTGTagcaaaagaaaaagaaaatatacaatataaatatatacaatgtttaaataaaaataaaattgaatatTACACATCAACATTTATTGAGTTatgtgtaaataataaagaaaatttcGATCTATATTTGATCGaaggaaatgaaaaaaattcaattaTAGATAAAAAAGACGACAAATCACAATACTTTAAAAGTTATACAACTTTTGATGATACTcgaataaaagaaaaaaaaacaaatattcaaaaaaatagaagaaatattaaaaaaaataattcagaAAAACAAGAAAGTACTGAAACAAATCAGCCACCTATAGAAAACCAACCTCATCAAAATGAGCCCAACTTACCATTACATAGATCTCATAtgttattcattttatctttaccatcttattttattttttacgattttttttctttaatatttgaatatatagattatatagataaaataaaaatattttatgttaaaACAAACtttgatatatttgcaaaaaaaaaaaaaaaaaaaatcaaacaaCCCTCTCCCAATCATGCAAATGTTGGAAGTGAGTACTTCAATCAAAAttgtgaaaataaaaatgtttataacGAGATTTATAGTGAACAGAATAAAGACGGTTCCATTTTGAAAGAACCCCAATTAGAATTCGAAACAAACAACCAATCAGATTCCACCTTAAGTAGTATCACAAACTCAAGTATAGACTCCTCTGATTTTTTGCCAATACGCCAAGCTAAAAAtttgttcataaaaaataatgcaatAAACTATGATTGTACTGATTTTACACAAAATGGTGAAGACACCAATAATGagcttaaaaaaaaaaaaaaaaaagaaaaaagtgtgaaaaaaataaagcagACAAATGTAGAACATACAAAAGATAATTCAGATAATATATCAATGGAAAagaaaatacaattttataaaaatttatataaaattttaaaaaaaaaatggaaaaaaaaaaaaaaatataaaacatattctattttaatattatttaaaacacaaatatatgcagatatgttttataaaaattttcattgtaaaaatatagatttattaatcaaaaaaaatataacaaaaagaaatataaataattatccagtttataaaaattggaaTATTTATTGCTTATTTGTTAAtgttgtatattatattttagatcaaaattatgaacaagGTCAGGTCAAAATATCCGACGAAATACAAAATGAGCAAAATAGTGAGTCACAACAAATCCTATCTCAAACTAATTCAAATTCTTTAAACATAACAGACgaacaaaataatcaaaCTAATACTATGAATAAATCAAATGAGCTAgctattttaaataaaaaacaatctGAAAATAATGGAGCTAGCGAAATGATGTCAGAACAAATAATACACACACCAAACATTTtcgatataaataattatgaacaattttttaaaaatgttataattgatggaaatatatgtatatctacatgtatattttgtatgGAACGTTTAggaaattttatatattatataataacaagaaataaaaaatgtgataaagaattatataatactaataaatattacacatccgataattatattaacatgTCATGTAATGCATGcatgttcataattttttatgacaTTATTTCAGAACATATAACtaattattttccataCATTATCAACGATActctaaaaaaatatatcaatcCTCAAAggaatgaaaatgatataaaaaaaaatgaacaaatatatCCACAAAATCAAGGGATAgacaaaattatacaattaaatgaaatagtaaaaatactaaaatgtaaaaattgtaataatatCGATGATTTATGGCTTTGCTTAATTTGCTCAAATATTGGATGTGGACGATATCAAAAAAGCCATGCAAAAATACATAGTTCAAAGTTTAATCATAATTATtgcataaatttaaaaacaaaaaaaatatggagtTATCAAGAAGACGCATTTATAGAGGATAAAATAGATAcccaaataataaacaataatagTGAAGATATAACACACTTTTcaattaataatacattCGGAAATTATTGCCCAGCTAGCCAAAATAATCGATATAGCCATCATACAGCTAAagtaaaaacaataattgatgaaaatgaaaataataataaaataataaaaaatataatatatgataaaacgGAAAGCGAAAGTGAACATACACATACTCTTATATACAATGAAGAGGAATATCTAAGAGATGATGAAgacaattttaaatatgatacaatctatgaatataataatgaaatatataataaaatttttgatatatttactaatgatacatatattgatgataatttaaaaaatgaattactatatattttatattctaaGCTTTCATATGaatcaaatatttataacaaTGCTTTAATTGATTTGCAATATAAATATCTGAACAAGctagaacaaaaaaatatatacataaaaaatatgcacgaaaaaattaatgaaattaaaaaacaaaataatcaaattaCTAACTATATTCAACATATAgacaatttaataaaaacccaaaattatgaaaaaatacaaatgcaaaaaaaaatcgatTTTTACAGAGaactaaataataatataattgctcaaaaaaaaaatgacaaaaatCCCAACCCCAATAATAGTGGAAATAAAATCCATAAACAAGCTAACAAAATTGATGAAAATGACCAAGACACtgattcaaaaaaaataaaacaccTAGATCAAATTATAGAGTCTTTGCAGTCCCAGATTGATAAATTACTAATAGATTTGTAG
- a CDS encoding Obg-like ATPase 1, putative, with translation MAPKKKEEEPKVLLLGRPKNTLKMGLVGLPNVGKSTTFNVLTKLNIPAENYPFCTIDPHEAKVNVVDERFDWLVDHFKPKSSVHAYLSIFDIAGLVKNAHLGEGLGNNFLSNIAAVDGIYHVVRAFENEDIIHTEGNINPVRDMEIINSELIYKDISNCERNLEDISKVLNRNKKDKIKQNEHDVLTIVLEHLKEHKWIKDRAWKSSEIEVINEFNFLTAKPVVYLVNMSEHDFIRQKNKYLAKIYNWVQEKNKGTIIPYCAEFEQKILSMTETEKEEYFKANNIKNSMLNKIIKTGYYEINLIHFFTCGQDEVKCWTIRKGTKAPQAAGVIHTDFEKGFICAEVYKYTDLVEFKSEGEVKANGKYLQKGKDYVVEDGDIIFFKFNVSSSGKK, from the exons atggcaccaaaaaaaaaggaagaaGAGCCAAAGGTATTATTACTAGGAAG GCCCAAAAACACGTTAAAGATGGGATTGGTTGGTTTACCTAATGTGG GAAAATCAACAACATTTAATGTACTAACTAAGTTAAATATTCCTGCAGAAAATTATCCATTTTGTACAATTGATCCTCATGAAGCAAAAGTAAATGTTGTCGATGAGAGGTTTGATTGGCTAGTTGATCATTTTAAGCCCAAAAGTTCTGTGCATGCATATCTTTCTATATTTGACATTGCAGGGTTAGTAAAGAATGCACATTTAGGTGAAGGATTGGGAAATAACTTTTTATCAAACATTGCAGCAGTTGATGGTATATATCATGTTGTTAGGGCAtttgaaaatgaagatatTATACATACAGAAGGAAATATAAATCCAGTTCGAGATatggaaataattaattctgaattaatttataaagatATAAGTAATTGTGAAAGAAATTTAGAAGACATATCTAAAGTTTTAAatcgaaataaaaaagataaaataaaacaaaatgagcATGATGTTTTAACTATTGTTTTAGAACATTTAAAAGAACATAAATGGATAAAAGATAGAGCTTGGAAAAGTTCCGAAATTGAAGTGATCAatgaatttaattttttaactgCAAAACCAGTTGTTTATTTAGTTAATATGAGTGAACATGATTTTATTcgacaaaaaaataaatatctagctaaaatatataattgggtacaagaaaaaaataaaggtaCTATTATACCTTACTGTGCAGAATttgaacaaaaaatattgtctATGACTGAGACTGAAAAGgaagaatattttaaagcaaataatattaaaaatagtatgttaaataaaattattaagaCTGGTTATTatgaaattaatttaatacatttttttacttgTGGTCAAGATGAAGTTAAATGCTGGACTATAAGAAAAGGTACAAAAGCACCACAAGCAGCTGGTGTTATACACACCGATTTTGAAAAAGGATTTATTTGTGCAGaagtttataaatatacagaTTTAGTAGAATTTAAATCAGAAGGAGAAGTAAAAGCtaatggaaaatatttGCAAAAAGGAAAAGATTATGTAGTTGAGGATGgagatattatatttttcaaatttaatGTATCTTCAtcaggaaaaaaataa
- a CDS encoding pre-mRNA-splicing factor CWC15, putative, with protein sequence MTTAHRPTWYNAIGGENQGGNRKVGQTAKVCSRDLPGHTKMKMRDLSDYTEDKEIIKNNLIELENKYSGREGNNNNDANKLLAIENIKKLTNCDYTNPFPEDEDDEIQDDWKGHKMKKKKKGKNNNYHEQSDNISDDNSSMEDSDTNSDDDDESDEMDDESDEEEKELMRELENLKREKLEKLKREKEEEELMKNKKNNVLTNNPLINLEDSDNEEFEKQQKKRKWTDEAIFRNTCEKKTKTNTFINDTVRTEFHKKFLFKYIH encoded by the exons atgaCAACAGCACATAGACCTACATGGTATAATGCCATTGGTGGGGAAAATCAAG GTGGTAATAGGAAAGTTGGGCAAACTGCAAAAGTTTGCAGCAGGGACTTGCCTGGACatacaaaaatgaaaatgagaGATTTGAGTGACTATACAGAAGACAAAGaaataatcaaaaataatttaattgaattagaaaataaatatagtgGACGAgaaggaaataataataatgatgcGAATAAACTACTAGccattgaaaatattaaaaaattaacaaattgTGATTATACTAATCCCTTTCCAGAGGATGAAGATGATGAAATTCAAGATGATTGGAAAGGGcacaaaatgaagaaaaaaaaaaaaggaaaaaataataattatcatGAACAAAGTGATAATATATCTGACGATAATAGTAGCATGGAAGATAGTGATACAAACAGTGATGACGATGATGAAAGTGATGAAATGGATGATGAGTCtgatgaagaagaaaagGAACTAATGAGAGAGcttgaaaatttaaaaagggaaaaattagaaaaattgaaaagagaaaaagaagaagaagaacttatgaaaaataaaaaaaataatgttctTACAAATAATCCTCTTATAAATTTAGAAGATAGTGATAATGAAGAATTTGaaaaacaacaaaaaaaaagaaaatggaCTGATGAAGCTATATTTAGAAATACTtgcgaaaaaaaaactaaaacaaatacatttataaatgataCAGTGCGCACAgaatttcataaaaaattcttatttaaatatattcactAG
- a CDS encoding U3 small nucleolar RNA-associated protein 7, putative, translating to MTEILLSKDFPNPKNIKNKKIKNKISTDVKLAILSSKKIQTNAQFNNINDHGYIKLASHKNDKSLEKKKVTHNQKFPNTTNDANESLINLSKQKGELKIVESKTLNNEDVLVTSSIKVNQKYIYENADVGTQKKVFDLHLNLGPYTCNYSRNGKHLLVTGEKGHISLLDTHNMESLCELDVNETVRCNTIFHNHKLFAVGQKKYIYIYDNTGIEVNCIKDILYPSQLEFLPYHFLLASIGDLGELVYQDISVGNIVTRKKTKRGPCSIMKQNKHDAIIYLGHKNGHVTLWSPNMDKSVCDIFCHYTPISAIGIHDNYLITSSLDCTYKLWDIRKLEYINTFKSHNIINNIDISDTSLVAFTMNSHFRTYKNFFTKPELYLTHNTYGDKINSIAFQPFEDICCAGLKYSIKSFIVPGSGLANIDTFVNNPYETKKQTKENEIRQLLDKLPPETIHFKQHQIGKINPYLTLDHAKKNISPDQANKINTGRSKNKNISLNRHAKNKVQFPNHIPTSKNTGKKNKKKRKKNKVK from the exons ATGACAG aaatattattatctaaAGATTTTCCAAAtcctaaaaatattaaaaataaaaaaattaaaaataaaatatcaacAGATGTCAAACTTGCAATACTATCATccaaaaaaattcaaaccAATGCCCAATTTAACAACATAAATGATCATGGCTATATTAAATTAGCTAGCCATAAAAACGATAAAAGtttagagaaaaaaaaggtaACTCATAATCAAAAATTTCCAAACACTACAAATGACGCAAATGAAAGTCTCATTAATTTAAGTAAACAAAAGggagaattaaaaattgtagaATCGAAAACATTAAATAACGAAGATGTTTTAGTAACCAGTTCAATCAAAGTtaatcaaaaatatatatatgaaaatgcaGATGTAGgaacacaaaaaaaagtttttgATCTACATCTAAATTTAGGACCTTATACATGTAATTATTCGAGAAATGGAAAACATTTATTAGTAACAGGAGAAAAAGGACATATAAGCTTGTTAGACACACATAATATGGAATCATTATGTGAATTAGATGTAAATGAAACTGTTAGATGTAATACCATATTCCATAatcataaattatttgcaGTGggtcaaaaaaaatatatctatatatatgataatacaGGAATTGAAGTAAATTGTATAaaagatattttatatcCTTCACAATTAGAATTTTTGccttatcattttttacttgCATCTATTGGTGATTTAGGAGAATTAGTATATCAAGATATATCTGTAGGAAATATTGTTacgagaaaaaaaacaaaaagaggTCCATGCTCAATTATGAAGCAAAATAAACATGATGCAATTATATATCTAGGACATAAAAATGGGCATGTAACTTTATGGTCACCAAATATGGATAAAAGTGTTTGCGATATATTTTGTCATTATACTCCCATATCAGCTATTGGAATACatgataattatttaattacaTCTTCGCTAGAttgtacatataaattatggGACATTAGAAAACttgaatatattaacacATTTAAATCTCATAatatcataaataatatcgATATTAGTGATACATCTTTAGTTGCATTTACTATGAATAGCCACTTTAGaacttataaaaatttttttacaaaaccAGAGTTATATTTAACTCATAATACTTATGgtgataaaattaattcaaTAGCTTTTCAACCTTTTGAAGATATATGTTGTGCAggtttaaaatattcaataAAATCTTTTATTGTTCCAGGATCTGGACTAGCTAATATAGATACATTTGTTAATAATCCATATGAAACTAAAAAACAAactaaagaaaatgaaattcgACAATTACTTGATAAATTACCTCCTGAAACTATTCATTTTAAACAACACCAAATAGGAAAAATTAATCCATACCTTACTCTAGATCAtgccaaaaaaaatatttcaccTGATCAAgctaacaaaattaatactGGAcgatcaaaaaataaaaacatctCACTCAATAGACATGCAAAGAACAAAGTACAATTTCCAAACCACATACCAACATCCAAAAATactggaaaaaaaaataaaaaaaaacgaaaaaaaaataaagttaaaTAG